From the genome of Candidatus Paceibacterota bacterium, one region includes:
- a CDS encoding alpha-amylase family glycosyl hydrolase has protein sequence MNTYIIRRRSGWLALACVLLATSLFPLHADPARVARSVPPWVRDGVVYEIFPRNFSPEGNFNGITARLDDLKDLGVNILWLMPIHPLGEKLRKGTLGSPYAVRDYYAINPDYGTEADLKRLVSEAHKRGLKVIIDVVANHTAWDSVLMAHPEFYKQDASGKIIPPVKEWTDVAGLNYQNPKLREYMIGMLKHWIDPGTFDLDGFRCDVAYEVPTSFWEEARAELMKVKPDIFMLAEASKPELLYQAFDADYSWPLHGTLNEVLLRGAPASEFKRSWEESRKQFPQGSLHVRFSDNHDEARAVARFGAKGALAASALMFTLDGVPLLYNGMEVGDATESGDPALFEKLPVFWKPKERPPLRQIYQGLIRLRKAYPVFRNDRVIWLRNSDEANLVTLMRLDSKDEFVVVINFSNRPVIGWVEVMHDREFQPVKMAGMPEPPSDCFPLFRLNGFEWRIYHRTVK, from the coding sequence ATGAACACATACATTATCCGCCGCCGTTCAGGATGGCTGGCCCTCGCCTGCGTTCTTCTGGCCACCTCGCTCTTCCCGCTTCACGCCGACCCCGCGCGGGTGGCCCGCTCCGTCCCGCCGTGGGTCCGCGATGGAGTCGTCTATGAGATTTTCCCCCGCAATTTCTCCCCGGAGGGCAATTTCAACGGCATCACCGCGCGCCTCGACGACCTTAAGGACCTTGGCGTTAATATCCTCTGGCTCATGCCCATTCATCCGCTGGGCGAGAAGCTGCGCAAGGGCACCCTCGGCAGTCCCTACGCCGTGCGCGACTACTACGCCATCAATCCTGATTACGGCACCGAGGCCGATTTGAAGCGCCTGGTTTCCGAAGCCCACAAGCGCGGGCTCAAGGTCATTATTGACGTGGTGGCGAACCACACCGCCTGGGACAGCGTGCTGATGGCGCACCCGGAGTTCTACAAGCAGGACGCCAGCGGGAAGATCATCCCGCCAGTCAAGGAATGGACCGACGTTGCCGGCCTGAACTACCAGAATCCCAAGCTGCGAGAGTACATGATCGGCATGCTCAAGCACTGGATTGATCCCGGCACATTCGACCTCGACGGCTTCCGATGCGACGTCGCCTACGAAGTGCCGACCAGCTTCTGGGAAGAAGCCCGCGCCGAGCTGATGAAGGTCAAGCCCGACATCTTCATGCTGGCCGAAGCCAGCAAACCCGAGCTGCTCTACCAGGCCTTCGACGCGGACTACTCGTGGCCGTTGCACGGCACTTTGAATGAGGTGCTGCTGCGCGGCGCGCCAGCCTCCGAGTTCAAACGGTCGTGGGAGGAAAGCCGGAAGCAGTTTCCCCAAGGCTCCCTGCACGTGCGGTTCTCGGACAACCACGACGAGGCGCGCGCCGTGGCCCGCTTCGGGGCCAAAGGCGCGCTTGCGGCCTCGGCGCTGATGTTCACGCTCGACGGCGTACCGCTGCTCTATAACGGCATGGAGGTCGGCGACGCGACCGAATCCGGCGACCCCGCCCTGTTTGAGAAGCTGCCGGTCTTCTGGAAGCCCAAGGAGCGCCCGCCGCTCCGCCAGATTTATCAAGGCCTGATCCGGCTGCGCAAAGCATACCCCGTCTTCCGCAACGACCGTGTCATCTGGCTGCGCAACTCGGACGAGGCGAACCTGGTGACCCTCATGCGTCTGGACAGCAAGGACGAATTTGTAGTGGTCATCAACTTTTCAAACCGCCCCGTTATCGGCTGGGTGGAGGTGATGCACGACCGGGAGTTCCAGCCGGTCAAGATGGCTGGCATGCCCGAACCGCCCTCGGATTGCTTCCCGCTTTTCCGCCTCAACGGCTTCGAGTGGCGCATTTATCATCGCACAGTGAAGTAG
- the pepF gene encoding oligoendopeptidase F, with the protein MTSALPAASTTPERSTIEDRYKWDLGKMYASPEQWEEHYQQVSSLVTEFAARKGTTGQSASNLLAALQSRDQANIQLEKLYAYAAMKRDEDMRVPAAQALYQRAQTLAVKWDEGSSWFQPELLRIPEDRLRGWLGGAELRVYQHYFDDLLRTKAHILSAREEELLAMSGKATDASSESFGLLSNTELRWRTVKDAENRDIEITTSSFSQAMQSKDRRYRHDAFLALHNSFLDVKSTLAATLAGAMQRDWFYSKARGYPTCLHRALDAENLPLGVYDNLVRTVNDHVGLLHRYVALKKRVLKLDQVHFYDLYVNLVDVPERDYPYEKGRDLVLNGVKPFGPEYVGVMKQAFDSRWIDVYENKGKRSGAYNMGTYLSAPYVLLNYKGKFHDVSTVAHELGHATQSWFAAQNQPPIYAGYPMFTAEVASTAAEIVFKKSMLEQTKDRKERAFLINQMLEDMRGTLFRQTQFAEFDRAAHTLAEKGEPMTAEVLMKLCHDQYVRYYGPDFAIDPELDVECLRIPHYYRGYYVYRYADSYCAAAAIAKRILGNEPGARDQWMKFLKTGNSMYAIDMLKVAGVDMTSPKPIEDAMALFEQLLKELEQLLES; encoded by the coding sequence ATGACCTCCGCCCTGCCCGCCGCCAGCACCACCCCGGAACGCTCAACGATCGAGGACCGCTACAAGTGGGACCTCGGCAAAATGTATGCCTCGCCGGAGCAATGGGAGGAGCATTACCAGCAGGTCTCCTCGCTCGTGACCGAGTTTGCCGCCAGGAAAGGAACCACCGGCCAATCCGCCAGCAACCTGCTGGCCGCTCTCCAATCGCGGGACCAGGCCAATATCCAGCTCGAGAAGCTCTATGCCTATGCGGCGATGAAACGCGACGAAGACATGCGCGTCCCCGCCGCCCAGGCGCTCTACCAGCGCGCGCAAACGCTGGCGGTCAAGTGGGACGAAGGGAGCTCCTGGTTCCAGCCCGAGCTGCTACGAATTCCGGAAGATCGGCTCCGCGGCTGGCTGGGGGGCGCCGAGTTGAGAGTCTATCAGCATTACTTCGACGACCTGCTCCGGACCAAGGCGCACATCCTGTCCGCCCGCGAAGAAGAACTGCTGGCCATGTCCGGCAAAGCCACGGACGCGTCGAGCGAGTCCTTCGGCCTGCTCAGCAACACCGAGCTGCGCTGGCGCACGGTCAAGGACGCGGAGAACCGGGATATCGAGATCACCACCTCGTCCTTCAGCCAGGCCATGCAGTCCAAGGACCGCCGCTACCGGCACGACGCGTTTCTCGCGTTGCACAACAGCTTCCTGGATGTGAAGAGCACGCTGGCCGCGACCCTGGCCGGCGCTATGCAGAGGGACTGGTTCTACTCCAAGGCCCGCGGCTACCCCACCTGTCTCCACCGCGCGCTCGACGCGGAGAACCTCCCGCTCGGGGTGTATGACAACCTGGTCAGGACGGTGAATGACCACGTGGGATTGCTGCACCGTTACGTGGCGCTCAAAAAGCGCGTGCTCAAGCTCGACCAGGTGCACTTCTACGATCTCTACGTGAACCTGGTGGATGTGCCCGAGCGCGATTACCCGTATGAGAAGGGGCGAGACCTGGTCCTGAACGGGGTCAAGCCCTTCGGGCCGGAGTACGTCGGGGTGATGAAGCAGGCCTTCGACTCGCGCTGGATTGATGTCTATGAAAACAAAGGCAAGCGCAGCGGCGCCTACAACATGGGCACGTATCTCTCTGCGCCTTACGTGCTGCTTAACTACAAGGGCAAGTTCCACGACGTCTCTACGGTGGCGCACGAATTGGGGCATGCGACCCAGAGCTGGTTTGCCGCCCAGAACCAGCCGCCGATCTACGCCGGCTATCCCATGTTCACCGCCGAGGTAGCCTCGACCGCGGCTGAGATCGTGTTCAAGAAGTCCATGCTTGAGCAGACTAAAGACCGAAAGGAGCGGGCATTTCTCATCAACCAGATGCTCGAAGACATGCGCGGCACCCTTTTCCGCCAGACTCAGTTTGCGGAGTTCGACCGCGCCGCGCACACGCTGGCCGAGAAGGGCGAGCCGATGACCGCCGAGGTCCTGATGAAGCTCTGCCACGACCAGTATGTTCGCTACTACGGCCCCGACTTCGCCATTGATCCGGAGCTGGATGTGGAATGCCTGCGCATCCCGCATTATTACCGGGGCTATTACGTTTACCGCTACGCGGACAGCTATTGCGCCGCGGCCGCCATTGCCAAACGCATCCTCGGCAACGAGCCGGGCGCCCGCGACCAGTGGATGAAGTTCCTCAAGACCGGCAACAGCATGTACGCGATTGACATGCTCAAGGTCGCCGGCGTGGACATGACTTCGCCCAAACCGATCGAGGACGCCATGGCGCTCTTCGAGCAGTTGCTCAAGGAGCTTGAACAGCTCCTTGAATCCTAA